The stretch of DNA tggggagtgcctctctcgtttttggttttgtttacaatatttaatgatttctCCATATAgttcccacgagctgcagagaaggggaacggtccaccccggcagagctctgcgttacccgggtaaggcataattagaacagggggctgccaaatccctgagctctccgttcacgactgggctagtgtttataccgggcccccagccaggctgactcttggcacgggtcgagtgacaccttagtccggcccggtgtgaggtgagtgttggggctaggatgtgggtaggtgttgtgtagggatgggattgtgtgagctacttaatgagaggcggcaccacaagcgcatcgtcagtgttgctgcgtcgcgaacacccgctggctgtccgggactgcttatttcggtactctccctcagagccaacttagttgatgctctttaggatgcccgcctattcacagctgacctacccactggggtaggccgttcgctatccgcaacctgcgacccgtccggtggcctcagctaggccccctCTGAGCCACCTCAAAGCCCAATAGGATCATCGGATCCATCTGCCTAATATcaatatacatttgtacacaTGCGAAATACTCCAGAGATAAAGGAGAGCAAACAATCTCAAACTCATCAaagcaattcaatttgttatATGGAAGCAACGAAAGGTTCTTCATATTCAATCTGACAGCCATCAATGATGTCAATTTCCCACCTCAGCCAGCGCCAACAAGGTGGAAACATGGAAATCCAATTGCTGTCACGAAATAAACTCAAATATTCAGCATGGAAATCCTTTTTAAGACCTCAGAGAAgtgtgtgggtgctgctgctgctgttctgctgctgctgcttacctTCCAATTGCCagtttttttcatttcaatttggaaATCGGTTTTCGGTTTCCTCTTTTTGGGGTTGGCAAAATCGTTTCTTTGCAAATCGTTTCGCACTTTGAGATGTTTCCTATCAAACCTGAAATTGCTGCCTGTTAAAGTGATAGACGGCTGCTGGGTGGCAGCTCCAAAGCCCATTGTTCCTATAGAGGAAGTTTCTAAAATTAAGGAGAAGAAGCACCAGACTGACCTGACCCATAAAATAGTGACTGTAATAGTGACTTTTGATTGAAAGCCAAGTCTAATTACTGCCCATTACAGGCACGTTTTGGAACGTTAACGTCACCTGAGCAGCAGCTTGGAACTTTCATGAAAGTTCACACGTAATTAAATGCAGGATATTCTGTACCCCTGAATACCCTTCTGTAATGGCAATTTGCATACTTAATCTCTTTGACCAACTTCTTGGCTGAAATTACTTGATTTTTCAACATAACAAAATTAcaaattctttattttttcctgCAAATACGTTCACGTTACGTTACGTATTCAATTACGTAGCTCAGGCACGTGGAACTTATGTTCTGCTCCGTAAAACTTTCTGCTTGCGTGAAACGGAGAGAGCAAGGCCGCCAGCTGAGGCAGAGACGTcgctgctgacgctgacgcagGCGGTCGGAGTCGGCGCAGGACAGCCCcacgaaaaggaaaacaaatttaacacTGCAACGGTGCTTGGGTGTAGAAAAAGGGTCtccaaacaaataaatgaactCTTTTAAGGTTGTTCAAACCCAAAAATTCCTATTTTTCTATTACAAAACATAAATCTAACATAAATCTGCAATTTCCATGCCAGCGGCTTTCGTTATCTCCGCCATATCCGTGACCACATGTCAGCCCCAACTCGGCAGTGCCTCAAACTTGCGACAGACAGGTGTCAGGTGGTGGTGATGGCGACCACAGACCAAACGCACACTGAAAGCGTCAAGTGAATGGATGACAGGAACACagaacaacacaacacaaacaactgTCGCTGTCATTAGCATTAACGCTAAAGTTTCACTTAATTTCAGTGCTGGCATTTGGCCTGGAGAGTTCTCTACAACTTGGATACATGGCAGTTGGTAGCTAAATGGAAAGCGGTCCTTTCCCCTGATGATGAAGTTGCTGTTTAGCCGAAAGACTATGACACATTTCCTCGAGTCGAAGTGAGTGTCATTTGGCACTGAAAGTTATGGTTTACTTTCCGAATTTTTCAACTTAAAtataagttaaacaaatgaaattcatgTCTTGTCGGTGGTTCAAAGTTGGAGGCTTATATACAATAATTCAAGCTAACAATATGCGAGTTTCTATGGCACTTTTTGGTGTAAAATGTGCGCCATGCATCGGtttgtttcagtttctctttcactgccagcagctgtggccTAGGCATATTTTAATTCAGGGCTTCATTAAGCTACCAATTAAAAGGCATACCCCCAAGACTGTACCTTTTTTTGCCACCATTTTTCAACACCTTTTGTGTGCCTCATACACGTTCTCATATATCATTTGAACAGCCgcaattttgttggtttgaTGCCAAAGTCTGCCGAAGCACAACTAGAAAATTCGTATTTCCAATTCTTTTTCGTCTTGGGAGTTGATAAATCGCCAACATTGATCAGTGTCTGATAGAACATGAAAACCTTTATGGTCTGCCACATAATAAAGTGCGTTTCCCTCTCAATTTTCATCCACACTGAAAGAACTTCAGAATGTAAGCTATCAGATTGTTGCCTTGCCAGATTTTGTACAATTAAAAGACTCGgcttaatttttgtataaatgGACACAAGGATGGACTTTATCTGTAAGCAATTTATAAGCACAGGggactgctctctctctctctcttttgccaTAAATGTGGTAGCCAACGAGCACGTTTCGTGCAGCTCCTTGAGGTCAAGCAGCCAAATCTGCTTTGTGATTTTGTTTATCTGACGAGGGCACCAACAATGTGACAATTTACTTGCCTTCCCTTGACAGTACTTGCTGCTGCCCGAACTTAAGgaattaattgttattttttggccTGTCGAGTGCACGAATTTAATGAATAATTCAGTTGtgtaatttaaattgtatctttTCTGAGGTGGGGAAAAATCCGTAGAgaataattaatttgctaCGCAAATTCTGTAGAATATTAAGCTGATTATTTTCAGGTTCAAATGCTTGAATTACAAGCTTCGAGGatattattttgcatatttaatgccGCTTAAATTACGTTACATAAGGTCGAGGCAGTGAAATGCCTCAAAATCCATTTAgggatgcaacatttttgattttgagaGTAGGATCCCGTTTTATTCATTCTTGGATTATTCTTGGCTTATTTTCGAATGCTAAACgatgcattaaatattaaaatggcTTTACGTGAGAGCCGTAAACTAAGCAAAACTATTTCCATGCTTCCCGCTGTCTccaattcatttttcacatatttttgcataatttttcatgCATTTATTTGTGGTCTTTTctgtgccagctgctgccacaatccCGGAGCCCAGTCAAATCTCCAACAATGACTGTTTTTGAGGCCATCCTTGGCATTATGAAACATCACAAtggttatttttttcttggtAAGGACCTGCCGTATTGACTGCCAACAAGACAATTGCTGTGGGGATATTTTCTAGTGCTTCATTTGTATGCCAGTCGGCAGGCGAGTTCACAATTTTACAGCAAattgtgcagcagctgtgtAGCCAGCTGATTTGAATAATTTCAGCGTGGAGACAGTGACctgcaaaagcaatttttacatagaaaaaacattcaaatgtaCCCAAAATCTTTCCATCAATCTGTGgctatatttttgtgtgtcacAATGTGCACTTTTCTGTACACTTTTCAGCACTTTtttaatgaagaaaataagaaaataaaacagcgaaaaaaacaATACTCTGGTGGCTGGCAGTGCGGTTTTCGCAGTCTGTAAAAACAAGTAAAATTCACCCTCCCACAGATTTCCTTCGTTTTTTCCTCTGCTCTTCTTCTTGTGTTGCGGAAACGAGTAAATCCGTTtcttaaaataataatgagaAATTATTGGCGCACTGCGGACTGGCAGACAGGAGATAAATGCACTCCCATTAGGTTTAAATACtttaaaaggcaaacaaattcgacaagaaatataaacaaaaatcaacattgaaatattcaaatgaagttctttgtttattatatttgtCGCTCAATCATTTGTTTACACTTTTCATGTCAAGTGTCTGCCAGCTGGCATGTGTTACAGATTTTCATTATGAAAATGTAGCCTGGGGCAAACAGTCAGCCTCTGGGGCTGTCGTCTCTGTCAGCCCATCCTTGCCTCCGCAAACTTTCTTTGAGCCGCATAAACTTTTCGGTGTCGGCCCTTACCGCTGGGGGCCTTAAACACCTTCTTAACTGCTTAGACATAATTCAGGGGAAAATGTTgctgaaattttaatttcctaCCGCGTCAACCAGCGTCTTTTATGGCAGGCGCATTAATTAGCTTAAGGTTTCACGCTGCAAATCCACATGTGGCTGGCACATAAAACtaattgctttgttttggtttggttttcttaGAGGATTTCACATACTTTTTAGGGGTTGCATACAGTAATTTATAAGGCCCCTGTGTGCAGTAGAAAGTGTtgataattttaattgaaagcagcaaataaacgtgtctttggtttcggtttgcCCAAGCCTGAGACATCCAATTTAAACTGTGCATATTAGATGTCGCAGCTCGATATCTATGCTGCCTTTGTGGACTGTCCAAATTAGGTAAACAATATGAACAAACAGCGCACATTAACTAAAACAAACACTTTTAGAAATGGCACGACAATTGGCAGCCTCTCCATGAACTCCACAATGAATGACAAATTGTCAGAGAAGGTGTGTAAGTTGCATCAATGATGCATCAATTGAATAGAGTTTTGATTTAGGTTTACGTCAGTTGAGAACATTTAATCATTCATCCAGCAACTACAGTACAAATTTATAGAAAAGCCAGCTCTGAATTCTGTTTGTGCAACGATAAACATGAAATAAAAGTCAGAAAAAAGTGCAAACCATGAGAAAATGGCGTGCAAAAGATTTTCTACCtaatgtaataataatataatgcTCAGAGCCCCACTGTTGCATGTCTTAAATATCAGATTACATTATGCTTTCGCGTGACCAAATTGAGAGCGCCCAAAGGGAGTTTCAACCAATATCCTTGGACCAAAAATTCGTAGCACGTTCCCCCAAAGCACTCAACTGAGTGAGTTACCAAAGCGAAATTTGCCAGGCATGCTGCCAGTTTGTCCATCTGCCTGTCTATTGCTGCATTTTGGCCGATTTTCTGTTTTGTCGGTTTCCCGTCTATTGCAAtttcctcatcctcatccacatccgcacCTGCCCCGCCCTTTACCCGCTTAATTGTGCGTagcagccaaaaacaaacagctgaAAGCCCCCcaaaacagccacagccatgcaGTCTCTACCGAAGCCTCTACCGCCTCCACGCACATCGCGAAATTGATTGTTTCCTCCGACAAAGGAGCTGGCCACCCACatgggaaatgcaaattgtaattgGCTTTTGTTCAACTGATTCTTCGCGGGCAATGATGCATTTAACTCCAAGTTTGTAGTGCCATTTCGAGAAGGAATAGAACAACTATTCATGCACTCAATTGTGGAAAGCTTAACCAAGaaaattccaaacaaaatCCTTCGATTATTATCAGTAATTAAACCTCCATCGACAAATAgtctacaaaaataaattaaaacacattTCACAGTCCCACCACTCGCATATAATTGagttaataaattaattcacTGAAAGCTTATTTTagcttattttattttattaaaacaTTGATTTATGTTATGCATTTAGCAGATAATACTGTTATTCTCTTGGCCATCGCTGGCTTAGCTGAATTCAACAACattcaaattattttccagggatttgaatatttctgtTCTGCACTTTGATTTATGGGTCAAGCTTCGGTTTCCTTTTTCTAATTTTTGGGGTAAGACTGTAAAGGATTTATGTATGTCGCTTTGATAAATTATGTTCTTTGAtataatttttcaatgttaatTAGTTAATGGCCAGGACTGCCTCTCGTTTTAAAAACCAGCTAAAATATATTGCAGGCTGCTCTTATTTAAGGCACATCTTTCATTATttgttatatatatttaacagTCACAATATTGTGAGTCTTAGGCACAAGCCGCTGAGCGAGTTTTGCGGTGGCTGCAACTCCCCAACGAGATTatgaaagccacaaaaaacagTCTCTCTCTATCCGCTTAGCCATTTGCTAAGTACAAAAGTATCTTCATTTCTCCAGCTATTTCCCACAATTTGTCTCCATTTACACAgtgcacttttttgtttttaaattttcacTAGACACTCCCGCCGCAAGGCTTGAAAAAGAATtattctcgttttttcttagcaaaaaacttttttgtCGTGAAAACTTTTGTGGAATACCACAGAATAAAGTATGCAACTGGCGACTGTGGCAACTAAATGTGAAAACGCTGTCTTAATAGTGGACTTTGGCTGTTAAGGAGACTGCAGTTAAGGTTACAATTATTCTGAAAAAATAATGACACAATTAAGGGTTTACAGTCCCAATGCATCAGATACATATTTCTGAGAATTTTACCAAAcgcttgtttattttttaaagtcAAACTTGTATCCTTAAAGCTCACATCAATTAGAAGAATGTTTTCTTACCGCCAGTtataaatttgttgaaatatttaccTAGGATCCAGACCTCATTCTGTCCTGAAAGATACtccaaaataaaagcaaacaaaaagcaaattagCGAGCATTTTGGtcttgcatttatttgctaaggaaataagaaaaataatgtATTTTCTATGATGTCAGGAAAAGTAAACAGAAGGCAGGACAGGAGAGAAATTCGGTGTTTGTTCTACTAATCTTGTGAAcgaaatattttccttttcgtgcttttaatttgcatttttttggtATAAGATTTTCACGTTTCACACtcttcttgcttttttttgtgtttgctttttgctctccatttttaattggttgaaatttatttaaataaacaattaaagcaAAGGCTAAGAgaggaaatttgcataattaaaagaAGATTTTCAGAGATTAAAGCAAGAGCTGGAAGAGAAATAATTTTTAGCAAGTTTTTTTCTACCCCAAACATTGTGAGTATAGTGGAACTGACTGTTAAGTATACAAAATTTCTTTATTACTAATTTAATAAAGTAAATTTAAGCTGCCATTTGCTCAATGTTCTTGTCATCAAGTTAATCGCTTTAACTTTGCGGGTTGATAACAaatttttctcttcttttttgtcgctagagagagcgagagtaaAATCGGAAataaaacacagacacagacagagctcCAATTACGTTTCAATTACAAGTAGTCTGAAATTGGCTTAAGAACTTAACCCAGAACGTGCGTGGAATTGGTAATTCCCAGGAGCTAACAATTGAGCAAAACTTTAAGCAGTTGAACTACAACTGGAAGTGTAAGGTATTAAGAGACGCGAACTGCATTAAACATTTAGTAGAGTGGTAGAGGAAACGAATCCATAAAGTGACTGGAAACAGGAAAAATTCAAATGGGAAACTGttgcaaaacagcaaaatggCCTAtgctgaaaaaaaagaatgcaaaacttttggctaaatgagagagtgagagaattGTGGTGTGGTTGAGGCAAGTTTACGAAACTAGTTTATAAACAAAAGCTAatcccaaaaggaaaatgtgtCGGCTCCCCTGCTGCAGAAAACTAccagaaaacagcagcaaaaaactaaacacaacaGAGGAACAgctggaaaatgtgaaacacTGGGCAGTACTGGGAGATGTCCAGGGCCAAGGCCCTTTCTTCATCATCTGTTTTAATGGGTGTGCCACAGGGGAGACTTTTTCCACTCCATCTCCCAGCCATATCATTCTTCATTTTGAGCTTAGGAACATTAATGTGCCGGTTAGACCGTTGCTTTTTGGTCACTTTGAAGTGGTTGAGAGCGAAATGAactcctttggcttttggctgcaCCGCTACTGTGTCCATTTTGTGGCTAACCAAAGGCAGGGGCAGTGcagtggcaacatttttgagGCCGACTCTTCCCTGTCTACACTCGCTCGCTGAGGTATGCGCCAGATAGGAGAGAAAGAGTAAAAGGAATAAGAGCGAAACTCGTGGTAGAGACTGAAGCAAGAAGTAAGGCAAAACCGTTAGGAAATGTTAAAGGAATTGAatatgttaattaaaatgttaatggAAATGTTAGACACGAAAAGACAGCTTATGAGCAGCGCGTAGAAATGGCATGTTAAGTAAAAGAAATGTTAATGAGAGCAGTTAAACATATCGAGAAAGCGAAAAGATATTTATTAATTCCGCAAACAGAAATCCTTTTCAAATATTGTGCAAACTTAACAGCTTTGCTAACAGCACGCTAAATCAGTTCTTCCTGTTCGCCGCAAGAGgccgcattgacaagcaccGCCATTTAAGCACTAACAGAAGCTGGCTGAAATGTATCAAGTAGCTTGTGGGACTAAGGAGCGGAGGAGCTGGACGCATCCATTAGTTGGAGCATCCCAGTCCCAGGGAAACACGACGGCCAGCCACGTCCCCCGGACCAGAGAGCCGAACGAAGGAGGAAGGGAACAAGGAGAAGCAGCTTCACTTGGCAATACCGGAACTCGCACGACAGGAGCCAGATCCCACTTAACAAGCTAAAACGGGCgcgttggtgtgagaagtgatgtagatgacagatgtagcaAACAATCGCTCACAGATAAAAAGCAtcaaaacataatttaaaatgATTGTGTTGTATGGATtaaatgtataattaattttaaatgaagtTGGACAGAAACTAATACAACTAATAAAACTAAACAGCGAAAGAATCTTTGTCGAGTTATCAAATTATAAAAGCAGCAATTTATTATAATCCAAAAACATTATTTATCTCTAATTTATGTCAAATCTTTTTTATTTCTCAGAGACCCTTGCGGTATTTTTCGCCAACAGTAAAATCAGTCATGCCTTTTCCCGCCGTTCCACATGTACCGATTCCAACTCTACCGCTTACATTGTCGGGTGAGGCAAATATGCTCTTAACTTTCATTCCTGGCTTCTTATGATTTTTAGTGGTAAAGTGtatccatttatttttatcggactcccgctcctcctccaaGTCTTTGAAGCgctgttgtttcttttgttttcttttttttaaatattcctTTTGATTGGGCCTGTGACGTCTGTAAAGTAAATTcgtattaaattaaaatactaATTAAAGTTGTCGTTTTTTCATACTTGTTTGACGGAAAAACTTCGTTCCGTGTGGTACGTTCACGCAATTCGCTCACAGTGGTTGTTGAACGATTCTGATAAGCATCAAATATCACACTGGCTTCGCCCTCGCTAGTTATGCCTTCTATGGTTGCATCGTAGTATTGTCGATCTTCCTTCCACTTAGCTTGGCATTTGTCTCCAATCTTCCATACTTTGGCAGCAGTGACTAATTTTTCAGCCTCCAAAAGAGCAGCTTCAATTTCATCGAAATAGTTTGCGGACGCTGCCTTAGATGATGATGGCTCTACATAGGAagacttttgctgctcttccaAATGTGTTTTAATCAAATCGCGTGTTAATGTAATGACCTCCTCCAGATCACTTTTCAGTTTCAGCAGCTCTTCATTATCTGGATCAGTTTGCAGCGCAGCTTCGACCttcaattacaaataaataatatttatcagtgtaaagtaaaggaaacaccaaaaaagaaaatgctaaGCCTGTTCTAGTGCTCGAACCCACGGACTCCGCGGTCTGAACTGTCGTCCCTAGGCATcactttcatttaatttcggCCGGCATGTTGCTGGCTTTGTCCAGTAGTAAATATCATCATTTGACCTAGTTACGGTGTGGGGATCAAGAAACGGAAATCCCGGTTGCACCCGGTGGCATCCATGTATAAGCTCTAGGATGTTGTTTTTAAACAAAGGCCTtcacaaatatgtacataaatacatatgtatgtacagttgtATATACACAACTACATCTGCACAAACGCATGcatttatgtttgtgttttatcCAAAACCAAGAACCCTAacagtatattttgatatgCGTATGTGTAATGGGAAATAACATacctgctgcaactgcaatttaTAGTTTTGCAAATCGTCtgccatttaattaatatattttttgtttactaaaaagaaaaaaaggcagTGTGaacgcggaattatcgatcaaatatactgACATAcgctcggaaatataccgaaatattttcaaatataccgaaatatttccaaaatatattttgatgaaaaataattgttctggtttgctagcaaaatgtgcaatattTTTTACAAGCGGCCACTGACCACAGGTGTAAAAGGCATTACGTAAGGTTACACTTCTCAAGCAGCtgttttgtttacgttttgaggagcaaataaaaagttaaaCCTTACGAGACTCGGCAAGAATAAAGAATATATGAATTAGCTTGCCCAACAATATCAGACAAACTTTGTTTAATGTATCCTTTATCTGCTTataaatttttgaaatacattaAGAAAAAAGGGATAGTATGACAAGTATGACtctaaaatctgcatagacccaTTGCGTAcctatttttttatttgatgtgtatataatattttgtatacatacatatatggtaaattatattaatgtaaatgcaattatgcataattaattgctgCCCCCATAACTTTTGATGTATTTTGTTCCTCTCTGATTGTCCGATAACACCACCAAGCGATAGGTAGTTATCGACTTACTGCGCATTAATTGACAAAGTTGACCAAGTTCCATACCTAGCTGTGGCGCCAGATATTAAATGGAGACAAAAACGTGTGAACTTTGCGgcaagaaaagcagcagcagtgatgTTGAtacttttgcatttggcaaGTGGATGACTAGGCAGAAGCTAACCGTCCACTACTACTGCTTGGTGAGTTATAATACGCACGTGGTGTGCCGCCAACAGCGAACTATATGCGCATCCTGTTCTGCAGCTTTTATCTACAGATCTGCCCCAACGCGGTGGCGACTCGTGCGGCATTCTGGGCTTCATGCTGCGCGACATTCGccaggcagccgccgccgccaagaaaaaaatttgttgcttctgcaAAAAGACGGGCGCCAACATAGCATGCCAGAAGTGCTGCAAACGCTTCCACTTGGCCTGCTCCTTGGACCACCATGGCACCTCAGAGTTCTGTGGAGAGTTTCACAGCTACTGCGAAGAGTGCACACCGCTGGACGACTACCAGCGACAGCTGTTGGCCAATCCGCCAAAGAATCAAAACTGCGACATTTGTTCGCAGGTGATTCGGCCCTTCAACCTGCACAGAGTCTCCTATGGAGACTGCTGCCGTAAAGGCTTTGCCCACCGGAAGTGCATGCGTGGGTACGCCCTGACCTCGGGCTACTATCTGCGCTGCATCTGGTGCCACAGTGAGAAGTTCCGCGACATCATTCGCAAGCAGTCGATCTTCGTGCCGGACCGCGACGCCACCTGGGAGCGGCAGAATAACGCTTACAAGGAGCTGCACCGCAAGCACATGCGATGCGTCCAGGAAACGTGTCTATGCCCCAACGGACGAGACTTCAACAAGAATACCTGGACCATATGTCCCTGCAAGCTGTGTTTCTCGACCGGAGCACACCTGaagtgtgtggcaggcattTCGAGGCAGGCGCGTGGCACCGAGGCCGTAGACTTCATTTGCGATATCTGCCAGGACGTTGAGAAAAAGATTCTGCTGAGT from Drosophila subobscura isolate 14011-0131.10 chromosome O, UCBerk_Dsub_1.0, whole genome shotgun sequence encodes:
- the LOC117898141 gene encoding survival of motor neuron-related-splicing factor 30, translated to MADDLQNYKLQLQQVEAALQTDPDNEELLKLKSDLEEVITLTRDLIKTHLEEQQKSSYVEPSSSKAASANYFDEIEAALLEAEKLVTAAKVWKIGDKCQAKWKEDRQYYDATIEGITSEGEASVIFDAYQNRSTTTVSELRERTTRNEVFPSNKRHRPNQKEYLKKRKQKKQQRFKDLEEERESDKNKWIHFTTKNHKKPGMKVKSIFASPDNVSGRVGIGTCGTAGKGMTDFTVGEKYRKGL